The window CAGCACCTCCTGGTGGGCCAGCAGACCACGCAGGCGCACCGAGTGCACCGGGACGCCGTCGACGTCCGCGCCGCGGGCGCCGTCCAGGGCCGTGACCGTGGCATCGGGCTGCGCGGCGCTGCCCGCCCGCTGCCGGGCGGCGGCGATGAGCTGGGCGGTGCGGTGGGCGGTGCCGCTCGGGGCGTCCACCTTGTTCGGGTGGTGCAGCTCGATGACCTCGACGGACTCGAAGTACGGCGCGGCCACCTCCGCGAACTTCATCGTGAGGACGGCGCCGATGGAGAAGTTCGGGGCGATGAGCACGCCCGTCTCCGGTGACGCGGCGAGCGAGGTGTTCAACTGCGCGAGGCGCTCGTCGGTCCAGCCCGTCGTACCGACCACGGCGTGGATGCCGTGGCGGACGCAGAAGTCGAGGTTGCCCATGACCGAGGCGGGCGTGGTGAGTTCGACGACGACCTGGGCGCCGGCGTCCACCAGCGTCTCCAGCTTGTCGTCGCGGCCGAGGGCGGCCACCAGTTCCAGGTCCTCGGCCGCCTCGACCGCTCGTACGGCCTCGGATCCGATACGGCCCTTGGCACCGAGGACCGCCACGCGCAGCTTGCTCATCTTCTTGCTTCCTTACCGGATTCGGAGGGTTACGCGACCGCTTCGTGCAGACGGGAAGCCTGTTTGTCCTTCAGCGGGCCGATGACCGACAGCGAGGGCCGCTGTCCCAGGATCTCGCGGGCCACCTCCCGTACGTCGTCCGGGGTGACCGAGGCGATCCGGGTCAGCATGTCGTCGACGGACATCTGCTCGCCCCAGCACAGCTCGCTCTTGCCGATACGGTTCATCAGCGCGCCCGTGTCCTCCAGGCCGAGGACCGTGGAGCCGCGGAGCTGGCCGATGGCGCGGCCGATCTCGTCGTCCGAGAGGCCGTGCTCGGCGACCTGGTCGAGTTCGTCGCGGCAGATCTTCAGCACGTCGTGGACCTGGCTGGGCCTGCAGCCCGCGTACACACCGAAGAGACCGCAGTCGGCGAAGCCCGAGGTGTACGAGTACACGCTGTAGGCCAGGCCGCGCTTCTCGCGGACCTCCTGGAAGAGGCGGGAGGACATGCCGCCGCCCAGCGCGGTGTTCAGGACGCCCAGGGCCCAGCGGCGCTCGTCCGTGCGGGCCAGGCCCGGCATGCCGAGCACGATGTGGGCCTGCTCGGTCTTGCGGCCGAGGAGTTCGACACGGCCGGCCGTACGGATGGTGCGGGAGCCGTCGCGCGGGGCGATCGGAGCCGCGTCCGGCTGCCTGAGGGCGCCCGACTTCTCGAAGGCGGCGCGGACCTGGCGTACGACCTTGTTGTGGTCGACGTTTCCGGCGGCGGCGACCACGAGGTGGGTCGGGTCGTAGTGCTTCTTGTAGAAGCGGCGGATGCGGTCCGCGGTGAGGGCGTTGACGGTGTCGACCGTGCCGAGGACCGGGCGGCCGAGGGGGGTGTCGCCGAGCATGGTGTGCGCGAACAGGTCGTGCACGCAGTCGCCCGGGTCGTCCTCCGTCATGGCGATCTCTTCGAGGATCGCGCCCCGCTCGACGTTCACGTCCTCTTCGAGGATCAGCGAGCCCGTGAGCATGTCGCAGACGACGTCGATGGCGAGCGGGAGGTCGGTGTCGAGCACGCGTGCGTAGTAGCACGTGTACTCCTTCGCCGTGAACGCGTTCATCTCGCCGCCGACCGCGTCGATGGCGGAGGAGATGTCCAGGGCGCTGCGCTTCTGCGTGCCCTTGAAGAGGAGGTGCTCCAGGTAGTGCGTGGCGCCGTTCAGAGTCGGCGTCTCGTCACGGGAGCCGACGTGGGCCCAGATGCCGAAGGTCGCGGAGCGGACCGACGGCAGGGTTTCGGTGACGATGCGCAGGCCGCCGGGGAGGGTGGTCTTACGGACCGTGCCGATGCCGTTGGTGCCCTTGATCAGGGTTTGGGTACGGGCGACGGCCCGCGCCTCCGAGGAGGTGCGGGCCGTCGCCGTGGAGCTACTCGACGTCACTTGTCGGTGTCGTCCTTCTTCTCATCGTCGCCTTCGCCCTCGATCACGGGGATCAGGGAGAGCTTGCCGCGGGAGTCGATCTCGGCGATCTCGACCTGGACCTTGGAGCCCACGCCGACGACGTCCTCGACGTTCTCCACGCGCTTGCCGCCGGCGAGCTTGCGGATCTGCGAGATGTGCAGCAGACCGTCCTTGCCCGGGAGCAGCGACACGAACGCACCGAAGGTCGTCGTCTTCACGACGGTGCCCAGGTAGCGCTCGCCGACCTCCGGCATGGTCGGGTTCGCGATGCCGTTGATCGTGGCGCGGGCGGCCTCGGCCTGCGAGCCCTGGGCGGCACCGATGTAGATGGTGCCGTCGTCCTCGATCGTGATGTCGGCGCCGGTGTCCTCCTGGATCTGGTTGATCATCTTGCCCTTCGGGCCGATGACCTCACCGATCTTGTCCACGGGGATCTTGACCGTGATGATCCGCGGGGCGTTCGGGGACATCTCGTCCGGCGTGTCGATCGCTTCCATCATCACGTCGAGGATGTGGAGGCGGGCGTCACGGGCCTGCTTGAGGGCCGCGGCCAGGACGGAGGCCGGGATGCCGTCCAGCTTGGTGTCGAGCTGGAGGGCGGTCACGAACTCCTTGGTGCCGGCGACCTTGAAGTCCATGTCGCCGAAGGCGTCCTCCGCACCGAGGATGTCGGTGAGGGCGACGTAGTGCGTCTCGCCGTTGATCTCCTGGGAGATCAGGCCCATGGCGATACCGGCGACGGGGGCCTTCAGCGGCACACCGGCGTTGAGCAGCGACATGGTGGAGGCGCAGACCGAGCCCATGGACGTCGAGCCGTTGGAGCCGAGGGCCTCGGACACCTGACGGATCGCGTACGGGAAGTCCTCGCGCGAGGGCAGGACCGGGACGATCGCGCGCTCGGCGAGAGCGCCGTGGCCGATCTCGCGGCGCTTCGGGGAGCCGACGCGGCCGGTCTCGCCCACGGAGTAGGGCGGGAAGTTGTAGTTGTGCATGTAGCGCTTGCGGGTCACCGGGGAAAGGGTGTCCAGCTGCTGCTCCATCCGGAGCATGTTGAGGGTGGTGACGCCCAGGATCTGGGTCTCGCCACGCTCGAACAGCGCCGAGCCGTGCACGCGCGGGATGGCCTCGACCTCGGCGGCGAGCGTACGGATGTCCGTGACGCCACGGCCGTCGATGCGGACCTTGTCCTTGATGACGCGCTCACGGACCAGGGACTTGGTCAGCGAGCGGTACGCGGCGGAGATCTCCTTCTCGCGGCCCTCGAACTGCGGGAGCAGCTTCTCGGCGGCGATCTCCTTGACGCGGTCCAGCTCGGCCTCGCGGTCCTGCTTGCCGGCGATGGTGAGCGCCTGGGAGAGCTCGCTCTTGACCGCGGCGGTCAGGGCCTCCAGGACGTCGTCCTGGTAGTCGAGGAAGACCGGGAACTCGCCGGTGGGCTTGGCGGCCTTGGCGGCGAGGTCGGCCTGGGCCTTGCAGAGCACCTTGATGAAGGGCTTCGCGGCGTCCAGACCGGAGGCGACGATCTCCTCGGTCGGAGCCTCGGCGCCGCCCGCGACCAGGGCGATGGTCTTCTCGGTGGCCTCGGCCTCGACCATCATGATCGCGACGTCGCCGTCCTCCAGGACGCGACCGGCGACGACCATGTCGAAGACGGCGTCCTCGAGCTCGGTGTGCGTCGGGAACGCGACCCACTGGCCGTTGATCAGCGCAACGCGGACGCCGCCGATCGGGCCGGAGAAGGGCAGACCGGCCAGCTGGGTGGACGCGGAGGCGGCGTTGATCGCCACGACGTCGTACAGGTGGTCGGGGTTGAGCGCCATGATCGTGGCGACGACCTGGATCTCGTTGCGCAGGCCCTTCTTGAAGGACGGGCGCAGCGGGCGGTCGATCAGGCGGCAGGTGAGGATCGCGTCCTCAGAGGGCCGGCCCTCACGACGGAAGAAGGAACCGGGGATCTTCCCGGCCGCGTACATGCGCTCCTCGACGTCCACCGTGAGGGGGAAGAAGTCGAGGTTCTCCTTGGGCTTCTTGGAGGCAGTGGTGGCCGACAGCACCATGGTGTCGTCGTCCAGATACGCCACGGCGGAGCCGGCGGCCTGCTTGGCCAGGCGGCCCGTCTCGAAGCGGATGGTGCGGGTGCCGAAGGTTCCGTTGTCGATAACGGCCTCGGCGTAGTGGGTCTCATTCTCCACTAGCGTTTTCTCCGATACTTTTCGTCTTTTGTCCCGATCCGCCCGTGTGGCGGGGGGACGTGGGCGGAGAAGCGCGCCTTCTGGTGCGGGCCGGTCTTCGATCGAAG is drawn from Streptomyces liliifuscus and contains these coding sequences:
- a CDS encoding M16 family metallopeptidase translates to MTSSSSTATARTSSEARAVARTQTLIKGTNGIGTVRKTTLPGGLRIVTETLPSVRSATFGIWAHVGSRDETPTLNGATHYLEHLLFKGTQKRSALDISSAIDAVGGEMNAFTAKEYTCYYARVLDTDLPLAIDVVCDMLTGSLILEEDVNVERGAILEEIAMTEDDPGDCVHDLFAHTMLGDTPLGRPVLGTVDTVNALTADRIRRFYKKHYDPTHLVVAAAGNVDHNKVVRQVRAAFEKSGALRQPDAAPIAPRDGSRTIRTAGRVELLGRKTEQAHIVLGMPGLARTDERRWALGVLNTALGGGMSSRLFQEVREKRGLAYSVYSYTSGFADCGLFGVYAGCRPSQVHDVLKICRDELDQVAEHGLSDDEIGRAIGQLRGSTVLGLEDTGALMNRIGKSELCWGEQMSVDDMLTRIASVTPDDVREVAREILGQRPSLSVIGPLKDKQASRLHEAVA
- the dapB gene encoding 4-hydroxy-tetrahydrodipicolinate reductase; protein product: MSKLRVAVLGAKGRIGSEAVRAVEAAEDLELVAALGRDDKLETLVDAGAQVVVELTTPASVMGNLDFCVRHGIHAVVGTTGWTDERLAQLNTSLAASPETGVLIAPNFSIGAVLTMKFAEVAAPYFESVEVIELHHPNKVDAPSGTAHRTAQLIAAARQRAGSAAQPDATVTALDGARGADVDGVPVHSVRLRGLLAHQEVLLGAEGETLTVRHDSLHHSSFMPGILLGVRRVVDTPGLTFGLEHFLDLK
- a CDS encoding polyribonucleotide nucleotidyltransferase; this translates as MENETHYAEAVIDNGTFGTRTIRFETGRLAKQAAGSAVAYLDDDTMVLSATTASKKPKENLDFFPLTVDVEERMYAAGKIPGSFFRREGRPSEDAILTCRLIDRPLRPSFKKGLRNEIQVVATIMALNPDHLYDVVAINAASASTQLAGLPFSGPIGGVRVALINGQWVAFPTHTELEDAVFDMVVAGRVLEDGDVAIMMVEAEATEKTIALVAGGAEAPTEEIVASGLDAAKPFIKVLCKAQADLAAKAAKPTGEFPVFLDYQDDVLEALTAAVKSELSQALTIAGKQDREAELDRVKEIAAEKLLPQFEGREKEISAAYRSLTKSLVRERVIKDKVRIDGRGVTDIRTLAAEVEAIPRVHGSALFERGETQILGVTTLNMLRMEQQLDTLSPVTRKRYMHNYNFPPYSVGETGRVGSPKRREIGHGALAERAIVPVLPSREDFPYAIRQVSEALGSNGSTSMGSVCASTMSLLNAGVPLKAPVAGIAMGLISQEINGETHYVALTDILGAEDAFGDMDFKVAGTKEFVTALQLDTKLDGIPASVLAAALKQARDARLHILDVMMEAIDTPDEMSPNAPRIITVKIPVDKIGEVIGPKGKMINQIQEDTGADITIEDDGTIYIGAAQGSQAEAARATINGIANPTMPEVGERYLGTVVKTTTFGAFVSLLPGKDGLLHISQIRKLAGGKRVENVEDVVGVGSKVQVEIAEIDSRGKLSLIPVIEGEGDDEKKDDTDK